The Polycladomyces subterraneus genome has a segment encoding these proteins:
- the rfbD gene encoding dTDP-4-dehydrorhamnose reductase, protein MNILVTGAGGQLGRDVVRVLRAHHEVKGYTRAQWDVTDEAITWKIMTITRPDVVVHCAAYTDVDRSQTDTVEAHRVNGRATRQLASACGILGARLVYISTDYVFDGTKKDGYTELDRPRPINVYGRTKRLGERWVQRCCPRHMILRTSWLYGTHGRNFVSAILSKAKEGGPLHVVNDQRGCPTYTGHLAQMIDRLIHLQAQGIFHTAHTGSCTWYQLAAAILQHAGYTDIDLHPISTASLGRPAPRPAVSVLHSERIPKLGLPLMPDWREGLAAYFRDRQEGEEA, encoded by the coding sequence GTGAACATCCTGGTAACGGGTGCGGGCGGACAACTGGGGCGTGATGTGGTGCGCGTGTTGAGAGCACATCATGAAGTGAAGGGATACACCCGCGCACAATGGGATGTGACCGATGAGGCCATCACCTGGAAAATTATGACAATAACCAGACCGGATGTCGTAGTTCATTGTGCGGCCTATACCGACGTGGATCGCAGTCAGACTGATACGGTGGAGGCGCATCGGGTCAACGGACGAGCCACGCGGCAGTTGGCATCCGCATGCGGCATTCTGGGAGCACGTCTGGTGTATATCAGCACGGATTATGTCTTTGATGGCACGAAAAAGGACGGATACACGGAATTGGATCGTCCCCGTCCCATCAATGTATATGGTCGCACGAAACGATTGGGTGAACGGTGGGTGCAAAGATGTTGTCCCCGGCACATGATCCTGCGCACCTCCTGGTTGTACGGTACGCATGGACGCAACTTCGTGTCCGCCATTCTCTCCAAGGCGAAGGAAGGCGGGCCGCTTCATGTGGTGAACGACCAACGGGGCTGTCCGACCTACACGGGCCATTTGGCACAAATGATCGATCGGCTGATCCACTTACAGGCGCAAGGGATCTTTCACACGGCTCATACAGGCTCCTGCACCTGGTACCAATTGGCTGCGGCGATCCTGCAACACGCCGGGTATACCGACATTGACCTGCATCCCATCTCAACTGCGTCATTGGGTCGTCCAGCCCCCCGTCCCGCTGTATCCGTTTTGCATTCCGAGCGCATTCCCAAACTGGGGCTCCCGCTCATGCCCGATTGGCGAGAGGGATTGGCGGCATATTTCCGGGATCGACAGGAGGGAGAAGAGGCATGA
- a CDS encoding dTDP-4-dehydrorhamnose 3,5-epimerase family protein: MIDGVVFQKLEKYCDDRGTFMEIVREDQHLLRQFGQMSVSMSYPGVIKAFHYHREQDDLWHFVSGNAQVVLHDLRESSPTYRETDVYYMGEEHPSVLLIPKGVAHGYRVLGNQPAVIVYLTTHVYNRERPDEERLPWNDPDIGFDWKTRFR; the protein is encoded by the coding sequence ATGATCGACGGTGTGGTATTTCAAAAGCTGGAAAAATATTGCGATGACCGCGGCACGTTTATGGAGATCGTGAGGGAAGATCAGCATTTGTTACGTCAGTTCGGACAAATGTCGGTGTCGATGTCCTATCCGGGAGTGATCAAGGCGTTTCACTACCATCGGGAGCAGGACGACTTGTGGCATTTCGTCTCGGGCAATGCACAAGTGGTGTTGCACGATCTTCGAGAATCGTCCCCTACCTATCGGGAGACAGATGTTTATTACATGGGGGAGGAGCATCCTTCTGTCCTGCTGATCCCCAAAGGCGTGGCCCACGGCTACCGCGTGTTGGGAAATCAACCGGCGGTGATCGTGTATTTGACGACCCATGTCTACAACAGGGAACGACCAGATGAGGAGCGTTTGCCCTGGAACGATCCCGATATCGGATTCGATTGGAAAACTCGTTTCCGGTAG
- a CDS encoding glycosyltransferase, translating into MEVWILPDASWVNQDTLPAFPPVGRDQDAVRVTLKALDDWVQKDKPPAAVSIAPVRIHVPFRLWDHRLIRLLRKQQPQADFVFYTAQLSKHLPLQEGGDRLCVPSFYLRNQYRKRNELSKNAIRICHPAVSAETPHRWSEEGLRVRKDVRRERGWQKRNVLVVDVSQATKVQRSFLEKELSVSRNQHPSLVVYTWFRPVPFGKRCPLYLAADWLLTASSSTRSLSPIHAEAMVTGLPVVTFDLGDHGEWVRHAHNGLVLHLAQWRAEWRRYLAELLSDPSWSRDLGKNARAIAERYLMTKTEGGA; encoded by the coding sequence ATGGAGGTCTGGATACTCCCCGATGCATCGTGGGTGAACCAGGACACTCTCCCAGCATTTCCACCCGTCGGGCGAGATCAGGACGCTGTCCGCGTGACACTGAAAGCGCTGGATGATTGGGTGCAAAAGGACAAACCGCCGGCCGCGGTTAGTATCGCGCCGGTTCGCATCCATGTTCCCTTCCGGCTGTGGGATCATCGGTTAATCCGACTTTTGCGCAAGCAGCAACCACAGGCCGATTTCGTGTTTTACACGGCGCAACTGTCGAAGCACTTGCCATTGCAGGAAGGAGGCGACCGTTTGTGTGTTCCGTCTTTTTACCTGCGCAACCAATATCGGAAACGAAATGAACTTTCAAAAAACGCGATCCGTATTTGTCACCCGGCCGTCTCCGCGGAGACCCCGCACCGCTGGAGTGAGGAAGGCTTGCGTGTGAGGAAGGACGTTCGTCGTGAGCGGGGATGGCAGAAGCGGAACGTGTTGGTGGTGGATGTCTCCCAAGCCACCAAAGTGCAACGTTCGTTTCTGGAGAAGGAATTATCGGTCTCCCGGAATCAGCACCCATCGCTGGTGGTGTATACATGGTTTCGACCAGTACCATTTGGAAAACGATGTCCGCTGTATCTCGCCGCCGATTGGTTGTTGACCGCGTCCTCATCCACCCGGTCCCTGTCTCCGATACATGCCGAGGCGATGGTAACCGGTCTGCCCGTTGTGACATTTGATCTGGGCGATCACGGGGAATGGGTCCGACATGCGCACAATGGCTTGGTGTTGCATCTGGCACAGTGGCGTGCCGAATGGCGTCGCTATCTTGCCGAACTGTTGTCCGACCCGTCATGGTCCCGGGATCTCGGGAAAAATGCCCGTGCGATCGCCGAGCGGTATTTGATGACGAAAACGGAAGGTGGGGCGTGA
- a CDS encoding glycosyltransferase family 2 protein yields the protein MEQTPTTTIIIPSRNQRHTTLQCLQCIRRYTTSPVEIIVVDNGSTDGSAEALARMPEVRLIRNDHNSGFAAAVNQGIRSANGAYIVLLNNDTLPSHRWMANLLTVLRSDARIGLVGPLSNRVIPEQKVRVRFSTAKAMHAFCRKFHHRSNPAKWRTSPRLSGFCLAFRAGLAERIGLLDERFGVGTYEDDDYCYRARLAGYRCVIAGDTYVHHLGSRTFRKRGKEEFKKILAQNRRYFIAKWGITPEAAARGALYKTIPQ from the coding sequence GTGGAACAAACACCTACCACTACCATCATCATCCCTTCCCGCAACCAACGGCATACCACGCTCCAATGTTTGCAATGCATCCGGCGGTACACTACATCCCCAGTGGAGATCATCGTCGTGGACAACGGTTCGACAGACGGGTCGGCGGAAGCGCTGGCCCGCATGCCGGAAGTTCGTCTGATCCGCAATGACCACAACAGCGGCTTTGCCGCCGCAGTCAATCAAGGTATCCGATCCGCCAACGGTGCCTATATCGTATTGCTCAACAATGATACATTACCTTCCCATCGATGGATGGCGAACCTATTGACAGTTTTGCGGTCTGATGCGCGAATCGGTTTGGTTGGCCCTCTGTCTAATCGCGTTATCCCGGAACAAAAGGTACGCGTCCGGTTTTCTACAGCCAAAGCGATGCATGCGTTTTGCCGGAAATTTCATCACAGAAGCAATCCGGCCAAATGGCGAACTTCCCCGCGATTGTCCGGCTTTTGCCTGGCGTTTCGAGCCGGGTTGGCCGAGCGAATTGGCTTGTTGGATGAACGGTTCGGTGTGGGCACATATGAAGATGACGATTATTGCTATCGGGCGCGGCTAGCCGGTTACCGTTGCGTCATCGCGGGCGATACGTATGTGCACCATTTGGGCAGTCGGACGTTCCGAAAGAGGGGAAAGGAGGAATTTAAGAAAATCCTGGCGCAGAACCGGCGGTATTTCATCGCCAAATGGGGGATCACACCGGAGGCGGCTGCCAGAGGGGCTTTGTACAAAACCATCCCCCAATGA
- a CDS encoding UDP-N-acetylmuramoyl-tripeptide--D-alanyl-D-alanine ligase translates to MFPTTLGKLAQIIGGRLLRGNPRTPVKHAVYGQTTRLQPGVVFFVRTNQNAGKQLAALRQKSCTAVVAPPSWQARIPGHHQLIVTPHVYQGLWKLTRWQREQSRAIFIGVTGSAGKTTTKEMIASILMQKYRVLKSYANNNLAQSLPYNLMYLGRQHQAVVLEMGMASLGNIRMQCQYAKPSIGVVTNVGEAHVGSLGNSLANVVRAKQELVDGIRPGGTIIVNADDRGSRMLNLKRFQSRIFNFGIQRPAQFRATHIQYTTGGMRFRVNGVPYEIPTWGEHNVYNALAAIAVARIMKVPTASIQRGLRRFPVPYMRLQRLLGVRNYLLINDAYNANPTAMIAGLRVLKQIGSSRPTVAVLGNMSELGTLSVSGHRKVGQTVAALKPTRLITIGSLATHIATSAADHGYPKNRIASFGSQAQAYQYILQSVPAGAILYFKASHNAHLEKLVKKLRPPKAARMAKQRKIRK, encoded by the coding sequence TTGTTTCCTACGACACTAGGAAAATTGGCGCAAATCATAGGTGGGAGACTGCTGCGTGGAAATCCGCGCACTCCCGTGAAACACGCAGTGTATGGACAAACGACACGGCTTCAGCCGGGTGTTGTGTTTTTCGTTCGTACGAATCAGAATGCGGGCAAGCAACTGGCCGCTCTCCGTCAAAAATCGTGTACTGCCGTAGTGGCGCCACCGAGTTGGCAAGCGCGTATCCCGGGACATCACCAGCTGATCGTCACCCCCCACGTGTATCAGGGCTTGTGGAAACTGACACGGTGGCAACGTGAACAATCTCGGGCCATATTCATCGGAGTGACGGGAAGTGCGGGAAAAACGACGACCAAGGAAATGATCGCCTCTATTCTCATGCAGAAATATCGGGTTCTCAAATCCTATGCCAATAACAATCTCGCGCAATCCCTGCCGTACAATCTGATGTATCTCGGCAGACAACACCAGGCCGTCGTGTTGGAAATGGGTATGGCCAGCCTGGGTAACATTCGAATGCAGTGCCAGTATGCCAAACCCTCTATCGGTGTGGTCACCAATGTGGGCGAGGCGCATGTGGGCAGCTTGGGCAACTCCTTGGCCAATGTGGTGCGAGCCAAACAGGAATTGGTAGACGGCATCCGTCCGGGAGGAACCATAATTGTCAACGCCGACGATCGGGGCTCCAGAATGCTCAATCTCAAGCGGTTTCAAAGCCGGATCTTCAACTTTGGTATCCAGCGACCCGCTCAATTTCGCGCCACCCATATCCAATACACGACAGGAGGCATGCGGTTTCGCGTGAACGGTGTCCCTTACGAAATCCCAACATGGGGGGAACACAACGTGTACAACGCATTGGCCGCCATCGCCGTAGCCCGTATCATGAAGGTGCCGACCGCGTCTATCCAGAGAGGGTTGAGACGTTTTCCTGTCCCGTATATGCGTCTGCAGCGGTTACTGGGCGTCCGAAACTATCTTCTGATCAACGATGCGTACAATGCCAACCCGACCGCCATGATCGCCGGATTGCGTGTACTAAAGCAGATTGGTAGCAGTCGACCAACCGTGGCCGTATTGGGGAACATGTCAGAACTGGGTACATTGAGTGTATCCGGTCATCGCAAAGTGGGCCAAACCGTCGCCGCCCTGAAACCCACCCGTCTGATCACCATTGGGTCACTGGCCACCCATATCGCCACCAGCGCGGCCGACCACGGTTATCCAAAAAACCGGATCGCCAGTTTCGGCAGCCAAGCCCAAGCGTATCAGTACATTCTCCAAAGTGTGCCGGCAGGCGCCATTCTGTATTTCAAAGCATCACATAACGCCCATCTGGAAAAACTGGTCAAAAAACTGCGCCCTCCCAAAGCCGCCCGCATGGCCAAACAACGAAAAATACGGAAATGA
- a CDS encoding CgeB family protein: MSTSVRNPFGFLDGQVVRALRRVGVEVVHVSPGPGFPSKLARAVRMHRPHFILSMLGCRLKEADLQAMRRLPIPTAVWYTDDPYAVDDSLRTCRFFDVVFTNERTCVGVYQQHGCQNVVHLPLAAPYPAYAPLRTSYDYWSRICLLGSAFDNRLATVQKLMPFLSEHPTRLVGPGWRRVLKGKHRGNIRTLDRWVSPMEACRYYNGADIALNVHRSPLDRHLGQNRRGIGARTPNNRTFEIAVCATFQLTDKRKDLDELYEPGREIGQFETLEECLSLIDFYLRKDEERSRVAQRAYERTLREHLYEHRMIAILGHLFPRRPFRFRAETGVETATVGKGIWHLTGDTTRLPGGGGRFVLIRPEHESVAPDTIRQWLMYAEGDSGIGMVDPGSELPQWTTSQTATGTVALVRRAVFTQAAQAGCRNLASLAAFCRKRGKRIISGGREGNDNNDKLMKTLPEPRDMMQSAFRERLACAVIALTKPTPFVSPPVWMSDAMRGSSGVLGLPPVEEERWRDWLRDCQPTGIQAMPIHSLRQSLSDGRTRALLKSRKAHVVVEPSRRSEAESNIGRGYRISRITTLQPGVTAEQLRDTICRYRASWVWLFVSPSKALYLAPWLARDCYRLVIALC; this comes from the coding sequence GTGTCCACCTCCGTACGAAACCCGTTTGGTTTTTTGGACGGCCAGGTGGTGCGGGCTTTGCGACGCGTGGGGGTGGAGGTGGTACACGTCTCCCCTGGGCCCGGCTTTCCCTCCAAACTCGCACGGGCGGTGCGAATGCACCGGCCACATTTCATATTGTCCATGCTCGGATGTCGTTTGAAAGAGGCCGATCTGCAGGCTATGCGACGTCTGCCGATCCCGACTGCCGTTTGGTATACGGACGACCCCTATGCCGTCGACGATTCGTTGCGCACATGCCGCTTTTTCGATGTTGTTTTCACCAACGAACGGACTTGTGTAGGTGTCTATCAGCAACACGGTTGTCAAAATGTGGTTCATTTACCTTTGGCTGCACCCTACCCTGCTTATGCCCCCCTGCGGACCTCCTATGATTATTGGAGTCGGATTTGCCTGTTGGGTTCTGCCTTCGATAACCGCCTGGCTACCGTGCAAAAACTGATGCCGTTTCTGTCCGAACATCCCACCCGGTTGGTCGGTCCCGGGTGGCGACGGGTCTTGAAAGGGAAACATCGTGGGAACATCCGAACGCTGGATCGTTGGGTATCTCCGATGGAAGCATGTCGTTACTACAACGGGGCGGATATCGCGCTCAACGTACACCGGTCGCCGTTGGATCGGCATCTGGGTCAAAACCGCCGCGGGATCGGTGCACGTACACCCAATAACCGGACGTTTGAAATCGCGGTGTGTGCCACATTCCAGTTGACCGACAAGCGGAAGGATCTGGATGAACTGTATGAACCAGGCCGTGAGATCGGACAGTTTGAAACGCTGGAGGAATGCCTGTCGCTCATTGACTTTTATCTTCGAAAGGATGAAGAGCGCAGTCGTGTTGCGCAACGGGCTTATGAACGAACGCTACGCGAACATCTGTACGAACATCGGATGATCGCCATCTTGGGCCACCTGTTTCCACGGCGTCCATTCCGTTTTCGGGCGGAAACCGGGGTGGAGACGGCGACGGTGGGAAAGGGCATCTGGCATCTCACCGGTGACACCACCCGGTTACCGGGAGGGGGTGGCCGGTTTGTACTGATTCGTCCGGAACACGAATCCGTTGCCCCCGACACGATCCGTCAATGGTTAATGTACGCCGAGGGGGACTCCGGGATCGGGATGGTGGATCCCGGTTCCGAACTCCCCCAATGGACCACTTCGCAAACCGCGACGGGAACGGTCGCACTGGTGCGTCGCGCCGTCTTCACGCAAGCCGCACAGGCCGGATGCAGGAACTTGGCGTCACTGGCGGCGTTTTGCAGAAAGCGCGGCAAACGGATCATCAGTGGGGGCCGGGAGGGGAACGACAACAACGACAAGCTAATGAAAACGTTACCCGAACCAAGGGACATGATGCAATCAGCTTTTCGGGAACGGCTCGCATGTGCCGTGATTGCTTTAACGAAACCCACACCATTTGTTTCTCCGCCTGTGTGGATGTCTGATGCGATGCGCGGATCGAGCGGGGTATTGGGTTTGCCCCCGGTGGAGGAAGAGCGTTGGCGGGATTGGCTCAGGGATTGCCAACCGACAGGCATACAAGCGATGCCGATCCATTCACTACGTCAATCGCTGTCAGACGGGAGGACGCGCGCTTTATTAAAATCCCGGAAGGCCCACGTTGTGGTCGAGCCGTCTCGTCGATCGGAAGCGGAGTCAAATATCGGCCGTGGATACCGTATCAGCCGTATCACCACCTTGCAACCCGGGGTCACGGCCGAACAGCTCCGGGATACCATCTGCCGGTATCGCGCCAGTTGGGTGTGGTTGTTTGTTTCTCCCTCCAAAGCGTTGTACCTGGCTCCGTGGCTGGCGCGGGATTGTTACCGGTTGGTGATCGCCCTTTGCTAA
- the cysC gene encoding adenylyl-sulfate kinase yields MRSKGVAVWLTGLSGSGKTTIAKKAETKLIQRGQPVQRLDGDVVRARLTKDLGFSQADRFTQVERVTYVAELLTYHGIIVLASLISPYRELRAYARHHIPSFVEVYVRCPLEECAKRDVKGLYARAFQGEIPHFTGVSDPYEEPENPELILDTQWETVDESVEKLLRYLERQGYISPTEGEGA; encoded by the coding sequence ATGCGATCAAAAGGTGTGGCCGTCTGGCTTACCGGCTTGTCCGGATCAGGTAAGACGACGATCGCCAAAAAGGCGGAAACTAAACTGATTCAGCGTGGACAGCCTGTTCAGCGTTTGGACGGGGATGTGGTTCGAGCACGATTGACCAAAGATTTGGGGTTTTCCCAAGCCGACCGTTTTACACAGGTAGAACGGGTGACCTATGTTGCTGAACTGTTGACGTATCATGGCATCATCGTACTGGCTTCTCTCATTTCACCGTATCGGGAGTTGCGGGCTTATGCCCGTCACCATATCCCATCTTTTGTCGAAGTTTATGTCCGGTGCCCGTTGGAAGAATGCGCGAAACGGGACGTGAAAGGATTGTACGCCCGTGCCTTTCAGGGGGAAATCCCGCATTTCACCGGTGTGAGTGATCCCTACGAAGAGCCGGAGAATCCCGAACTGATCCTGGATACACAATGGGAGACTGTGGATGAGAGCGTGGAAAAACTACTACGATACCTGGAACGACAAGGGTACATTTCGCCAACGGAAGGGGAGGGAGCGTGA
- a CDS encoding alkaline phosphatase family protein, translating to MKTKKVMVIGLDCAAPELVFERWIDELPHLKRLIYSGVAGRLRSTDPPITVPAWASMVTSKDPGQLGFYGFRNRVRYGYGGNQIVDSTDLREPTVWDILGKYGLRSIVIGVPPSYPPKPIHGCLISCFLTPDRSYPHTFPAELGEEIEREVGEYQFDVENFRTHDVGALLKQIYEMTRTRFATARYLIQNKPWDFFMMVEMGTDRIHHAFWHYMDEQHVLHRPSPYKDAILEYYRFVDGEIGQLLELVDDDTVVMVVSDHGAKRMDGGFCINEWLIQQGLLKLKKRVDRLTPLTPDLVDWKQTRAWGYGGYFGRLCINVKGREPHGIVPRSRYEWLRNRIARQLRTLKDEKGNPLQTRVIKPERKYVVTRNIPPDLLVYFGDLYWRSVGSVGMGSCFVYENDTGPDGANHDYEGIFIATKKGAPVGNKPRTLNRLHLMDVTPTILREFGVPRRKGMQGKMIPISMVPRPANTKTRP from the coding sequence GTGAAAACGAAAAAAGTGATGGTGATTGGGCTGGATTGCGCCGCGCCGGAATTGGTGTTTGAACGATGGATCGATGAGTTGCCCCATTTAAAGCGGTTGATTTACAGCGGTGTAGCCGGCCGCCTGAGGAGTACCGATCCGCCGATCACCGTACCTGCTTGGGCTTCGATGGTAACCAGCAAGGATCCTGGACAATTGGGGTTTTACGGGTTCCGCAACCGTGTTCGTTATGGATATGGAGGAAACCAGATCGTGGATAGCACAGACTTGCGTGAGCCGACGGTTTGGGACATCCTGGGGAAATACGGACTGCGCTCCATCGTCATCGGTGTGCCGCCGTCCTATCCGCCGAAGCCGATCCACGGCTGTCTGATCTCTTGTTTCCTAACTCCGGATCGATCTTATCCACATACCTTTCCTGCCGAACTGGGGGAAGAAATCGAGCGGGAAGTAGGGGAATACCAATTCGACGTGGAAAATTTCCGTACCCATGATGTGGGTGCACTGTTAAAGCAAATCTATGAGATGACACGTACCCGTTTTGCCACGGCGCGTTATTTGATTCAAAACAAACCATGGGATTTCTTTATGATGGTAGAAATGGGTACGGACCGAATCCATCACGCGTTTTGGCACTACATGGATGAGCAGCACGTGTTGCATCGTCCTTCCCCGTACAAAGACGCCATCCTGGAGTATTACCGGTTTGTAGATGGCGAGATCGGTCAGTTACTGGAACTCGTCGACGACGACACGGTTGTGATGGTCGTTTCCGATCACGGTGCCAAGCGGATGGACGGCGGTTTTTGTATCAACGAATGGCTGATCCAGCAGGGACTTTTGAAGTTGAAAAAACGCGTGGACCGACTTACACCGCTCACCCCCGATCTGGTCGATTGGAAACAGACGCGCGCGTGGGGCTACGGTGGCTATTTCGGACGATTGTGCATCAACGTCAAGGGGCGGGAACCGCACGGGATCGTACCGCGTTCCCGGTATGAGTGGTTGCGAAACCGGATTGCACGTCAGTTACGCACATTGAAGGACGAAAAAGGAAATCCGTTGCAGACCCGTGTGATCAAACCGGAGAGAAAGTATGTCGTCACACGCAACATCCCCCCGGATCTCTTGGTCTATTTCGGCGATCTGTATTGGCGGTCGGTGGGAAGCGTCGGTATGGGGAGCTGTTTCGTGTATGAAAACGACACGGGGCCGGATGGAGCCAATCATGATTATGAGGGGATTTTCATCGCCACCAAAAAAGGGGCGCCCGTCGGGAATAAACCGCGTACCCTGAACAGGTTGCACCTGATGGACGTCACACCGACAATTTTACGCGAATTTGGTGTTCCGCGGAGAAAGGGGATGCAAGGAAAAATGATCCCCATCAGTATGGTGCCACGTCCCGCCAACACAAAAACCCGCCCATGA
- a CDS encoding sulfatase family protein translates to MKILMIAIDTLRADRLGCYGYNKPNMTPHIDRLAKDGVLFERCIAENNVTQSSFVTMMTGKSPYQHGIVNMKPTTIPSRLTPLSQILQKNGYRTAAVDCNTRITGKNNPWFKRGYQTYIDPAGLGKPHLTVPAHEINRHVLTWLRNHRQEKDWFLFVHYWDPHFPYLPQPSFRRMHVHSPQQLQQAAGLNTVLREPLWSFIRRWSKDINNPQHINELYDATVSQADDAVGQLVSHLKDWRIWEETLVILISDHGESLGEHRIYYDHHGLYDPTIHVPFILSCPAKLPTQRRIPDLVQHADLLPTILAIAGIPIPRHIQPLDGFSMVSTIKGKAKNVRPYAISCEANWQLKRSIRTPHWKLIQSLEPDVYGNPRYELYNLKLDPKETKNLIQRAPKVAKRLHAIMARWIRIKLTRYKRKDPLTQGVKVRLHRQTAAEEEKVKKRLSELGY, encoded by the coding sequence GTGAAGATCCTGATGATTGCCATCGATACGTTGCGCGCTGATCGTCTCGGTTGTTACGGTTACAATAAGCCCAACATGACACCGCATATCGATCGGCTTGCCAAGGACGGCGTACTGTTTGAGCGTTGCATCGCAGAAAACAATGTGACCCAAAGTTCATTTGTCACGATGATGACCGGAAAATCTCCCTACCAACACGGTATCGTCAATATGAAACCGACAACCATCCCGTCCCGGCTCACTCCCCTGAGCCAGATTCTGCAAAAAAATGGTTACCGCACAGCCGCCGTCGACTGCAATACGCGCATCACCGGTAAGAACAACCCGTGGTTTAAACGGGGATACCAGACATATATCGATCCTGCCGGACTAGGAAAACCTCACCTCACTGTGCCCGCGCACGAAATCAACCGACACGTGCTCACTTGGTTGCGAAATCATCGACAGGAAAAAGACTGGTTCTTGTTTGTTCATTACTGGGACCCACATTTCCCCTATTTACCGCAACCGTCTTTCAGGCGGATGCATGTCCACTCTCCCCAACAACTCCAACAGGCCGCCGGGTTAAACACCGTTCTTCGGGAGCCGCTGTGGAGCTTCATCCGTCGCTGGAGTAAAGATATCAACAATCCCCAACATATCAACGAATTGTACGATGCCACCGTCAGCCAAGCTGACGATGCCGTCGGTCAATTGGTATCGCATTTGAAAGATTGGAGAATATGGGAAGAAACCCTCGTCATTCTGATATCCGATCACGGTGAGAGCTTGGGAGAACATCGTATTTACTACGATCACCACGGTTTGTACGATCCCACCATCCATGTTCCATTCATCCTCTCCTGTCCTGCCAAGCTTCCCACCCAACGACGTATTCCTGATCTTGTCCAACATGCCGACCTATTGCCTACCATTCTCGCCATTGCCGGCATCCCCATCCCACGTCATATCCAACCATTGGATGGATTCTCCATGGTTTCCACCATCAAAGGGAAAGCGAAAAACGTACGCCCCTATGCGATTTCATGCGAAGCTAACTGGCAGTTGAAACGGAGCATTCGCACACCGCATTGGAAACTGATTCAGTCGCTGGAACCGGATGTATACGGGAACCCGCGGTATGAGCTGTACAATCTGAAGCTGGACCCAAAAGAGACGAAAAATCTCATACAACGCGCCCCTAAAGTAGCTAAACGACTGCATGCCATCATGGCCCGATGGATCCGTATCAAGTTGACGAGATATAAGCGGAAGGACCCCTTGACCCAGGGAGTGAAAGTGCGCCTGCACCGCCAAACCGCAGCAGAAGAGGAAAAAGTGAAGAAACGTCTGAGTGAGTTGGGGTATTGA
- a CDS encoding CgeB family protein produces MRLFYVSSGCGFHFQHYLSDEDENIISAFREIAKTIPDFHFDTFLLQREPLNRLSAKVAAFRPDFILVFRGYRFPLTAVQQLRKFQVPIGIWVVDDPYRLKTHEQLVKPYPFVFTQDSSSVSFYRHMGKKAFYLPLAVNPAKYRPVKVPLKYQSDICFVGSAFPVRLHFFDQMTPFLLKKRFIIIGQWWERLKNYHKLKHRIRNQPIPPSEVIKYYNGAKIVLNIHRTPNDRRDNHRNLPAHSPNNRTFEIAACRSFQLLTCRRDLKRFYVSGQEMVCFQSIDDLKRKINYYLAHDDERNRIAVQSYQRTLRDHTYHVRLRYLLHLLDQHLGRKTKVAETNRLP; encoded by the coding sequence ATGCGTTTATTCTACGTTTCTTCCGGTTGCGGGTTTCATTTCCAACACTATCTGTCTGATGAAGACGAAAACATCATTAGCGCATTTCGGGAGATTGCCAAAACCATACCGGATTTCCACTTTGATACGTTTCTCCTCCAACGGGAACCGCTCAATCGGCTGTCGGCAAAAGTAGCCGCCTTCCGCCCCGATTTTATTTTGGTTTTTCGAGGTTATCGCTTTCCACTCACCGCCGTCCAACAATTGCGCAAGTTTCAGGTACCCATCGGGATCTGGGTGGTGGATGATCCGTATCGCCTGAAGACACACGAACAGCTGGTGAAACCATATCCTTTCGTGTTTACACAGGATTCCAGCAGTGTCTCCTTTTACCGTCATATGGGGAAAAAGGCGTTTTACCTCCCTTTGGCCGTCAACCCAGCCAAGTATAGACCGGTCAAAGTCCCACTGAAATACCAGTCCGATATTTGCTTTGTGGGAAGCGCGTTTCCTGTTCGGTTGCATTTTTTCGATCAGATGACGCCTTTTTTACTGAAAAAGCGGTTTATCATCATCGGTCAATGGTGGGAGCGGTTGAAAAACTATCACAAGCTGAAGCACCGCATCCGCAATCAACCTATCCCGCCGTCGGAAGTGATCAAATACTACAACGGGGCCAAGATCGTACTTAATATCCATCGCACCCCAAACGATCGGCGGGATAACCATCGTAACCTCCCCGCCCATTCGCCCAACAACCGAACGTTTGAGATTGCGGCCTGCCGCTCGTTTCAACTTCTCACCTGCCGTCGGGATCTCAAGAGGTTTTACGTATCGGGACAGGAGATGGTTTGCTTCCAAAGCATCGACGATCTCAAACGGAAAATCAATTACTATCTCGCACACGACGATGAACGCAACCGGATCGCGGTCCAATCCTACCAACGAACGTTGCGGGATCACACCTATCACGTTCGTCTTCGCTATTTGCTCCATCTGCTGGATCAACACCTTGGACGCAAGACGAAAGTGGCAGAGACGAATCGACTTCCGTGA